In Pseudomonas sp. P5_109, the genomic window ACGCCGCTGTTCAAGGCCTTTTGGTACCCGTACGGCAACTACATCTGCCTGGCGTTCGTGTTGTTCATTCTCGGCGTGATGCTGTTGATTCCGGGGATCCAGACATCGGTGTACGCGATTCCGGTGTGGCTCGTGTTCATGTGGGTCTGCTACGGCATCAAGAACAAGCGTAGTGCGCAACGCGTGTTGAATAGCGCTGCCCCTGCTGTGAAGTAAGCGCGTCTGGTTTCAACGATCAACCCGGCCATGTGCCGGGTTGATTTTTTCTGGATTCATACAGGAAACTCAGAAACAGCCTACAACCGATATTTTACTTTTTGTCTTAGTCTGCCTCTCCGAACACAAAGGAGGGGTGCGTATGGCCAGTCACAGCTACATGAGCATTACCGGAAAGCGCCAAGGTTTGATTTCTGCCGGTTGCTCCGGTCTTGATTCTATCGGCAACAAATGCCAGATCGGTCACCAGGATGAAATCATGGTGCTGGCTTATTCGCACGACATGCTCACGGGCAACGACGGTAGCGTGGCAGGTGGGCGCGGCAAGCACATGCCGATCATGATAACCAAAGGCATCGACAAGTCATCACCATTGCTGGCAAGTGCGCTGCATGAGGGTGAGGAGGTTGATTGCAAGATCAATTTTTATCGAACCTCTTCGGTTGGCGGCCAGGAACAGTACTATTCAATACACCTGTCAGGTGCGCGTATCGCTCATATCAGCTTGCAGGTTCCCCACGCGATTCGCATGAATGACGCTGAGCCGCAAGAGCTGGTGTCCATTCGTTACAGGGACATTGCCTGGGCGCATGTTCCAGGGGCTACCAGTGCCTATAGTTCCTGGGGGAATGAAGGTGAATGAGGACTCTTGCGATATTCATGATGTAACTAGATCGGCTTCCGATCTGGTTGCAGTTGGTTGCAGCATAGGCATGGTGCATATTCCTGATGGCTTTGCGCGACTTCGATTTGGCTCGATTGTCTCTGCCTATGTTGATGAAATAATTCAGGCGGTTGATGAAGGGGCTATTAGTGCGTGGCAAGCGGTGCAGGAAATAAGAGCCGAATATGAGGATTTATCGTCAAAGGCGCGTTTCTATCTTCAAAATGGTGTTGGGGTTGTGGCGGGGGTGATGCAGGTTAGGACAGGGGTTACGATTGCTGGAGCCTCAGGGGGATTCGGTGCGGTGCCGGGCGCACTCATGGTTGGACATGGCGTTAATAATATCTACGAAGGTTTTTGGAATATTTATAGCGGGCCGGACGCTCCAAGCACGGTTGGGCCTGTTAGGGATATCTATAGGAACATATTCGATGATAGCGAGGGGGACGTGCTTTACTACTCAGTGGACTTGCTTCTTTCTGCAGTCGGAGTGTTTAGGCCGGTGTCAAAGCCAGGATCGGTTGAGTTGTTCAGACGTGATCCAATTAATTATGAGAGGGCTTATCACCAGATGGGAAAATTGGCTTTGTCATTTGAGGTGTTGGTTGATGCTTTTACGATAAATTCGATGGTCGCAGAGTAGGTTTTGTAATCAGGAGGCTGCTGTTGTAGCGAGGCTTGGTACTATTCAGATCACGCCGCGCATTCTTGGAATGTAAAGCTTTAAACCAATGATCACGAGGATTATGTATGTTGTTAAATGGGCGATGTCTAGATGGTTTTGATCTATGTGAATTACTTTTTTTATGCCGAATACAATAATTCCGGCAGGCAGAACGGAACAGGCTAAAACTAAAAGCGTCACTGAGATGTGATATCGAATATTTTCAAGGTTCATTAGTCATCATATCCTGCTGATGCGAGCCCCCGAGATTAGTACCGCTATTCAAAATAAATCAATGTTTCTTCAGAAGGGTGAGAGCAATATTTGTAAATGAATTTGACTGAAGGCAATGCCCGGTTGCACCGGTTAGCCATGATGAACTGCAATTGCGAGCGACATTCGCGGTATCCTGAACACCCTGACTGCGGACCGTTTCCATGCTGGTGATTTCCAACAACGTGCATCTGCCGGATGCCGAGATCGAGTTGACGGCCATTCGCGCCCAGGGCGCCGGTGGGCAGAACGTCAACAAGGTCTCCAGTGCCGTGCACCTGCGCTTCGACATTCCGGCGTCGTCCTTGCCCGAGTTCTACAAGGAGCGGCTGCTGGCGCTGCGCGACAGCCGCATCACCAGCGACGGTGTGTTGATCATCAAGGCCCAGCAATACCGCACGCAGGAGCAGAACCGTGCGGATGCTTTGGAGCGTTTGGTCGAGTTGATCCAGAGCGCCACCAAGGTCGAGAAGAAACGCCGCCCGACCAAACCGACCCTTGGCTCGAAGACCCGTCGCCTTGAATCCAAGAGCAAGCGTGGCAACATCAAGGCCGGGCGCGGCAAGGTCGACTTCTAGGGCGTGTCCCGCGCTTCGCGTTGCTTCGGCGCCTGCCGGTACAGGTACAGGCTCAGCATCAAACCGCTGAGTGCGGCGAGGGCGGCGAACAGGAAGATCGATGCAAAACCAAATCCTGCCGCAATCGCACCGGCCAATGGTCCGGTAATGCCCAACGACAAGTCGATGAACAGCGAATAGGCACCGACAGCCGCACCACGGCTGGAGGCCGGCACCAGGTTGACCGCTTCCACTCCCAGCGCCGGAAACACCAGCGAAAAGCCGAAGCCGCTCAGTGCCGCACCCGCCAGTGCCCAATGGGCATCCGGTGCCAGCCACAGCAACAGCAAGCCGAGGGTTTCCACCGACAGGCAGGCGATGGCCACGCGAAAGCCGCCGAGGCGGTTGATCAGGTTGCCGAACAGCAGGCGCGCGCCGATGAAGCTGGCACCGAACAGGCTCAGGCACAGCACCGCGTTGTCCCAGTGTTGCGTGGCGTAATACAGGGTGATGAAGGTGGCGATGGTGCCAAAACCGATGGAGCCCAGGGCCAGGCCGCAGCCGTGGGGGAAGACCCGCCCGAGCACGTGCATGAACGGCAGGCGCTCACCGGCGACGATGGGCGCGGCGGTTTTCGGCCAGGCCAGCAGCAGGCCGAGCACGGCCAGCAAGACAATGCTCACGCCCATGCTCCACAAGCCCAGTTGATGGACGAGCAACACGCCCAAGGGCGCGCCGACGGCCAGTGCGCCATAGCTGGCGATACCGTTCCAGGAGATGACCTTGGCGGTGTTCGCCGCGCCGACCCGGCCGATGCCCCAGCCAATCGAGCCTGAGCCCACCAGGCTTTCCGCGCTGCCGAGTACCAGGCGACCGATCAGCAGGCTGATCAGGCTCAAGGCCGGCAGGCTCTGGGTCCAGGCCGAAATCAGCATGAATACACCGCTCAAGCCGCAACCGGCCAGGCCGTACATCACGGCCAGTTTACTGCCCTTGTTGTCGATGATCTTCCCGGCATAAGGGCGGCTAAGCAGGGTGGCCAGGTATTGCACGCTGATCACCAGGCCCGCGACCACGGCGCCGAAGCCCAGGTCGGTGTGGACGTAACCGGGCAATACGGCCAGGGGGATGCCGATATTCAGGTAGCCGATGAAGGTGAAAAGGACGATGGAGACGACTTGCAGCGTGACCGCCAGGGGGCGCTGGTTTTCAGGCATGGGTAAAGGTCCACGGTAAAGCAGGATAGATAGGCTGCTTATGATAGCGGTGTGGACGCTCGTTGGTTGTGAAAAAGTAAAACTATTTGCCGGGCGGCGTCATTCAGCTTTGACGGGAGCGACCAGTTGCGTGGTGACCAGGGCGGCCAGGGCGTTTTCCTGGGTGCCGAAGCGGGCGAGCAACGAGGCTTGTTTCTCGGGGGAGAGGCGATTCCAGATCTCGATCATTTTCTCGGCGGTGCCAATCAGGACGCTGGCCTGCGCTTCGCTGAATTCATCGGTCATGGATAGAGTTCTCGTTTCAGGCAGTGTGGAAAGCGCATGTTAGCGCTTTCCACACGGTCTGTACGGCGGGTGTTTCAGTCTTCTCTGTCAGCCTGGCGGCTGTCAGTGGCTTCTTTCGGCTCGGGCTGTTGGGCGCCGGCTTGTTGCGTGGTCGTCTGCTCAGGTACGTGCAGGCTTGGGAAGGGGAGATTGGGAATCTCGTGCATGGTTGCGCTCCTCGCTAAGTCTGTTGATAGATCTGGTAGATCCGCGCTTTAAAAAAGCCTGGGCAGGATACAGCACTGAAAATGACAAACGGACTTTTATATCCATTTGTTTCGACGGATGGGGTTGTATAGACAGATCCAGAGGGGGCAACACATAACAAATGTGGGAGCGGGCTTGCTCGCGAATGCGGTGGATCAGTCAGCTTTGAAGTCGACTGACACTCCGCATTCGCGAGCAAGCCCGCTCCCACATAGGATTTGCAGTGCGTTTATGCTATCTGCAGACGCTGGCAATCGCCTCGGCAAGCAGATCCAGGCGCGTGGCATCGATGCCAGCCACGTTGGCCCGGCCGGAGTTGACCATGTACACGCTGTGATGATCGCGCAGGTCTTTCACCTGCTCAGGCGACAGGCCGGTGTAGGAGAACATCCCGCGTTGCACGCCAATGTGCGCAAAGCGCTCGCGCAAGCCGTGAGGCTCCAGCGCCTCCACCAAACCGCAGCGCAGTTGGGCGATACGCAGGCGCATACCTTCCACTTCGTCAGCCCAGAGGTTTTTCAACTCCGGGTCGCCGAGGATGGTCGCGACCACGGCAGCACCGTGATCCGGTGGCGTCGACCACAGGTTGCGGGCGATGTTGGCCAGCTGGCTGCGGATGTCGGTGAGCTTGTCGGCGTTTTTCGCGCAGACAATCAGCGCACCGGTGCGGTCGCGGTACAGGCCGAAGTTCTTCGAGCAAGAGCTGGTGATCAGCAGTTCCGGCAACTCGGCGGCGAACAGCCGGGTCGACCAGGCATCCTGCTCCAGGCCATCGCCGAATCCTTGATAGGCGAAGTCGATCAGCGGCAGCAGTTCGCGCTTGCGGACTACCTCCAGCACCCGTTGCCAGTCCTCCTGGGACAGGTCGAAACCGGTCGGGTTGTGACAGCAGGCGTGCAGCAATACCACATCGCCCTTGGGTGCTTCATTGAGCGCCGCCAGCATGCCGTCGACGTCGAGACGGTTGTCACTGCCCACGTATGGGTAGTGGCTGACCTTGACCTTGGCTGTCGCAAAAATCGTTTCGTGGATCGGCCAGGTCGGGTTGCTCAACCATACGCCGCGTCCCGGCAGGCATTGGGCGATAAAGTCCGCACTCAGGCGCAAAGCCCCGGTGCCGCCCGGAGTCTGGGTGGCGCCAGCGCGTTGTGCGGCGATCACTGCCGAGTCCGCGCCGAGCACCAGCTCATTGATCGCTTTACCGAACGCCGGTTCGCCGTGACCACCGATGTAGGTCTTGGTCGGCTGACCGTCCACCAGGCGTTGCTCGGCAAGTTTCACCGACTCGAGAATCGGCGTCAGGCCCTGGGCGTCTTTATAGACACCCACGCCCAAATCGAACTTGCGCGGGTTCGGGTCCTGCGCGTAGGCCTCCATCAGGCCGAGGATCGGGTCGCCAGGTACTCGACCGATGGCGTCGAAATGCATTACTTGCGCCCCTCAGCGTCCTTGGCAACGATGTCAGTGCGCGCGGCCATGATGAAGTCGTTGCGGTGCAGGCCCTTGATCGAGTGGCTCCACCAGGTCACGGTCACTTTGCCCCACTCGGTCAGCAGGCCTGGGTGGTGGCCTTCAGCCTCGGAGATTTCACCGACCGCGTTGGTGAACGCCAGGGCGTGTTTGAAGTTCTTGAACAGGAAGACCTTCTCCAACTGCATGATGCTGTCGCGAACTTCGATGTTCCAGTCCGGGATCTGTTTGATCAGGATCGGCAGTTCTTCGTCGCTGACTTGTGGGGCGTCGGCGCGGCAGGCTTCGCAATGGGCTTGGTTCAAAGTGGACATGGTGTGTTTCCTGAAATCGAGTGTTTTTATATCGGTCGACAGTACCGTCACGCTAAACCAAAGCGACGGTGACTGACAGACTCACTTGTCAGCAAAAGTCGCGGTTCACGCAGCTTTTGGTTTTGGCGGAAATTTCGGTGCGTGCAGACCCATCTGCATCGCTTGCTTGACCATGCCCATGATGTCTTCGTGAGCCAGGTCGAACAGACGCTTGAGATTTGGCAGGGTGAAGTACAGTGGCTGCAGGATGTCGATGCGGTATGGCGTGCGCATGCATTCCAGCGGATCGAACGCCTGATGCTCAGGCTCGTCCGACAGGCAATACACGGTCTCTTTCGGAGAAGACAGGATGCCGCCGCCGTAGATGCGCTGGCCTTGCGGGGTGTCGACCAGGCCAAATTCGATGGTCATCCAGTACAGGCGCGCCAGGTACACGCGTTCTTCCTTGGACGCCTTGAGGCCGAGCTTGCCGTAGGTGTGGGTGAATTCGGCGAACCACGGGTTGGTCAGCAACGGGCAGTGGCCGAAGATCTCGTGGAAAATGTCCGGCTCTTGCAGGTAATCCAGTTCCTCGCGGGTACGAATAAAGGTCGCTACCGGAAACTGCTTGCTGGCCAGCAATTCGAAAAAGGTCTGGAAGGGAATCAGTGCGGGAACCCGGGCAACCTGCCAACCGGTGGTTTCACCGAGGACCTTGTTGATTTCGCCGAGTTGAGGAATGCGGTCGTGGGGCAGACCGAGTTTTTCGATACCGTCCAGGTATTCCTGGCACGCACGCCCTTCGATCACTTTCAGTTGGCGAGTGATCAGCGTGTTCCACACCGCGTGTTCTTCGGCGGGGTAGTCGATAAAACCTTGCGCATCGGGCTCGCGAGCCACGTATTGCGTCTGCTTCATGCTGCTCTCCTGCTAGGGGGCTTCGTTCTTGTTATGTGCTGCTATGGACCTAGAAATACCCCATGAATTGCACCGTTGCAGCAGGTGCTCGGCGTAACCCGCAGGAAAAACCCTCGATAATCGTAAAGTTTTCGTTACGTATTTGGCCCCAGTGCGTAAATGTTGAGATTGGCGGGTGGGAAAAGCCCTCCACCTGTCACATAATCTTGACGACTATCTTGGCGCTGCCGCAGAAAACTCCACCTCAAGGGTGTCGTAGCCCCCTGTGGGAGCGGGCTTGCTCGCGAAAACGGTCTATCTGATACATCAATGTTGGCTATGCCGACGCCTTCGCGAGCAAGCCCGCTCCCACAGTTTGTGCGTCAGGCATCAACCTCAATCACTGCTCTTTCAGGCCTTTTATATGCGTATCAAAGTCCACTGCCAGAACCGCATCGGCATCCTGCGCGACATTCTCAACTTGCTGGTGGAGTACGGGATCAACGTGGCTCGCGGTGAGGTGGGGGGGGAGCATGGCAACGCCATCTACCTGCATTGCCCGAACCTGATCAATATTCAGTTCCAGGCCTTGCGTCCGAAATTCGAAGCGATTGCCGGGGTCTTTGGCGTCAAGCGTGTAGGGCTGATGCCGAGCGAGCGTCGTCATATGGAGCTCAATGCACTGCTCGGTGCGCTGGAGTTTCCGGTGCTGTCGATCGACATGGGCGGCTCCATCGTCGCGGCCAACCGGGCAGCGGCGCAGTTGCTGGGTGTGCGGGTCGACGAGGTGCCGGGGATTCCCCTGTCGCGCTACGCCGAGGATTTCGATTTGCCGGAACTGGTGCGCGCCAACAAATCGCGGATCAACGGGCTGCGGGTCAAGGTCAAGGGCGACGTGTTCCTGGCCGACATTGCGCCTTTGCAGTCGGAGCATGACGACAGCGAGGCCATGGCCGGTGCGGTGTTGACCCTGCACCGCGCCGACCGGGTGGGTGAGCGTATCTACAACGTGCGCAAGCAGGAATTGCGTGGCTTCGACAGCATCTTCCAGAGTTCTAAAGTCATGGCGGCGGTGGTGCGCGAGGCGCGGCGCATGGCGCCACTGGATGCGCCGCTATTGATAGAAGGGGAAACCGGCACCGGCAAGGAATTGTTGGCGCGGGCCTGCCATCTGGCCAGTCCTCGCGGGCAGTCGCCATTGATGGCGCTCAATTGCGCCGGTCTTCCGGAGTCCATGGCCGAGACGGAGTTGTTCGGTTACGGCCCCGGTGCCTTCGAAGGGGCGCGGGCCGAGGGCAAGCTCGGGCTGCTGGAGCTGACGGCGGGCGGTACGCTGTTTCTCGATGGCGTCGGCGAAATGAGCCCGCGCTTGCAAGTGAAATTGCTGCGCTTTTTGCAGGACGGTTGCTTCCGCCGTGTAGGCAGCGATGAAGAGGTGTACCTCGACGTGCGAGTGATCTGCGCGACCCAGGTCGACCTGTCCGAATTGTGCGCTCGCGGCGAGTTCCGCCAAGATCTCTATCACCGCTTGAACGTGTTGTCGCTGCACATCCCGCCGTTGCGCGAATGCCTTGATGGCTTGACGCCGCTGGTGGAACACTTCCTCGATCAGGCCAGTCGGCAGATTGGTTGTCCGTTACCCAAGCTCGCCCCGGCGGCAATGGAGCGGCTCAGTCACTACCATTGGCCGGGCAACGTGCGGCAGCTGGAGAACGTGCTGTTCCAGGCGGTTTCCCTGTGTGACGGCGGGACGGTCAAGGCTGAGCATATTCGTCTGCCTGACTATGGTGTGCGTCAGCCATTGGGCGACTTTTCGCTCGAAGGCGGACTGGATGAAATTGTCGGACGCTT contains:
- a CDS encoding Hcp family type VI secretion system effector is translated as MASHSYMSITGKRQGLISAGCSGLDSIGNKCQIGHQDEIMVLAYSHDMLTGNDGSVAGGRGKHMPIMITKGIDKSSPLLASALHEGEEVDCKINFYRTSSVGGQEQYYSIHLSGARIAHISLQVPHAIRMNDAEPQELVSIRYRDIAWAHVPGATSAYSSWGNEGE
- a CDS encoding DUF4225 domain-containing protein, coding for MKVNEDSCDIHDVTRSASDLVAVGCSIGMVHIPDGFARLRFGSIVSAYVDEIIQAVDEGAISAWQAVQEIRAEYEDLSSKARFYLQNGVGVVAGVMQVRTGVTIAGASGGFGAVPGALMVGHGVNNIYEGFWNIYSGPDAPSTVGPVRDIYRNIFDDSEGDVLYYSVDLLLSAVGVFRPVSKPGSVELFRRDPINYERAYHQMGKLALSFEVLVDAFTINSMVAE
- the arfB gene encoding alternative ribosome rescue aminoacyl-tRNA hydrolase ArfB, with amino-acid sequence MLVISNNVHLPDAEIELTAIRAQGAGGQNVNKVSSAVHLRFDIPASSLPEFYKERLLALRDSRITSDGVLIIKAQQYRTQEQNRADALERLVELIQSATKVEKKRRPTKPTLGSKTRRLESKSKRGNIKAGRGKVDF
- a CDS encoding MFS transporter; this translates as MPENQRPLAVTLQVVSIVLFTFIGYLNIGIPLAVLPGYVHTDLGFGAVVAGLVISVQYLATLLSRPYAGKIIDNKGSKLAVMYGLAGCGLSGVFMLISAWTQSLPALSLISLLIGRLVLGSAESLVGSGSIGWGIGRVGAANTAKVISWNGIASYGALAVGAPLGVLLVHQLGLWSMGVSIVLLAVLGLLLAWPKTAAPIVAGERLPFMHVLGRVFPHGCGLALGSIGFGTIATFITLYYATQHWDNAVLCLSLFGASFIGARLLFGNLINRLGGFRVAIACLSVETLGLLLLWLAPDAHWALAGAALSGFGFSLVFPALGVEAVNLVPASSRGAAVGAYSLFIDLSLGITGPLAGAIAAGFGFASIFLFAALAALSGLMLSLYLYRQAPKQREARDTP
- a CDS encoding amino acid aminotransferase; the encoded protein is MHFDAIGRVPGDPILGLMEAYAQDPNPRKFDLGVGVYKDAQGLTPILESVKLAEQRLVDGQPTKTYIGGHGEPAFGKAINELVLGADSAVIAAQRAGATQTPGGTGALRLSADFIAQCLPGRGVWLSNPTWPIHETIFATAKVKVSHYPYVGSDNRLDVDGMLAALNEAPKGDVVLLHACCHNPTGFDLSQEDWQRVLEVVRKRELLPLIDFAYQGFGDGLEQDAWSTRLFAAELPELLITSSCSKNFGLYRDRTGALIVCAKNADKLTDIRSQLANIARNLWSTPPDHGAAVVATILGDPELKNLWADEVEGMRLRIAQLRCGLVEALEPHGLRERFAHIGVQRGMFSYTGLSPEQVKDLRDHHSVYMVNSGRANVAGIDATRLDLLAEAIASVCR
- a CDS encoding 4a-hydroxytetrahydrobiopterin dehydratase, which translates into the protein MSTLNQAHCEACRADAPQVSDEELPILIKQIPDWNIEVRDSIMQLEKVFLFKNFKHALAFTNAVGEISEAEGHHPGLLTEWGKVTVTWWSHSIKGLHRNDFIMAARTDIVAKDAEGRK
- the phhA gene encoding phenylalanine 4-monooxygenase, which encodes MKQTQYVAREPDAQGFIDYPAEEHAVWNTLITRQLKVIEGRACQEYLDGIEKLGLPHDRIPQLGEINKVLGETTGWQVARVPALIPFQTFFELLASKQFPVATFIRTREELDYLQEPDIFHEIFGHCPLLTNPWFAEFTHTYGKLGLKASKEERVYLARLYWMTIEFGLVDTPQGQRIYGGGILSSPKETVYCLSDEPEHQAFDPLECMRTPYRIDILQPLYFTLPNLKRLFDLAHEDIMGMVKQAMQMGLHAPKFPPKPKAA
- a CDS encoding sigma-54-dependent transcriptional regulator, with the protein product MRIKVHCQNRIGILRDILNLLVEYGINVARGEVGGEHGNAIYLHCPNLINIQFQALRPKFEAIAGVFGVKRVGLMPSERRHMELNALLGALEFPVLSIDMGGSIVAANRAAAQLLGVRVDEVPGIPLSRYAEDFDLPELVRANKSRINGLRVKVKGDVFLADIAPLQSEHDDSEAMAGAVLTLHRADRVGERIYNVRKQELRGFDSIFQSSKVMAAVVREARRMAPLDAPLLIEGETGTGKELLARACHLASPRGQSPLMALNCAGLPESMAETELFGYGPGAFEGARAEGKLGLLELTAGGTLFLDGVGEMSPRLQVKLLRFLQDGCFRRVGSDEEVYLDVRVICATQVDLSELCARGEFRQDLYHRLNVLSLHIPPLRECLDGLTPLVEHFLDQASRQIGCPLPKLAPAAMERLSHYHWPGNVRQLENVLFQAVSLCDGGTVKAEHIRLPDYGVRQPLGDFSLEGGLDEIVGRFEKAVLERLYSEHASSRLLGKRLGVSHTTIANKLREYEIGKLER